From a region of the Candidatus Manganitrophaceae bacterium genome:
- a CDS encoding NAD-dependent malic enzyme — translation MAYSGASRSITLRLRFKNKVGILGQITSVIGKVGGDIEGVDIVNADRGMVSRDITVKTRDEAHVKEIVAQIKEIPNVQLLHRSDRTFLLHLGGKIEITNKIRLKTRDDLSRLYTPGVAHVCMAIHEDKGKAFTLTIKKNSVMIVTDGSAVLGLGNIGPEAAMPVMEGKAMLFKEFGKVDAYPICLRTQDTEEIIQTVKLISTGFGGVNLEDISSPRCFEIERRLKEELDIPVFHDDQHGTAIVVLAALINAAKIVKKDFSALKVVVNGVGAAGISITDILLDSGVKKIIGCDRKGTLYAGRKTGMNKVKEDYVKRTNLHHLKGGLEEALQGADIFIGVSSGGVLKRAAIQKMARDPVIFALANPTPEIMPEEAEGVVRIMATGRSDYPNQINNVLAFPGVFRGALDIRASRINMAMKQAAAHAIASVIHDEDLSEDYIIPGVFDRKVTKAVAQEVAKAAAETGVSRSEKKKPSRNLTF, via the coding sequence ATGGCTTATTCAGGTGCCAGTCGCAGCATCACGCTTCGGTTGAGGTTTAAAAACAAGGTGGGCATCCTTGGTCAGATTACCTCCGTTATCGGGAAGGTCGGAGGAGATATAGAAGGGGTCGATATTGTCAACGCGGACCGCGGGATGGTCTCGAGAGACATCACCGTAAAGACGCGTGATGAAGCGCATGTAAAAGAGATCGTGGCCCAGATAAAGGAGATACCGAACGTTCAGTTGCTTCATCGCTCCGACCGGACCTTCCTCCTCCACCTGGGCGGGAAGATCGAGATTACAAATAAAATTCGTCTCAAAACAAGAGATGACCTCTCACGCCTCTATACCCCCGGCGTGGCCCATGTCTGCATGGCCATCCACGAAGACAAGGGAAAAGCCTTCACGCTGACGATAAAAAAGAACAGCGTCATGATTGTCACAGACGGATCAGCCGTCCTGGGCCTGGGAAATATCGGGCCAGAAGCCGCGATGCCGGTCATGGAAGGAAAGGCAATGCTCTTTAAGGAGTTCGGCAAGGTGGATGCCTATCCAATCTGCCTGAGGACTCAGGATACCGAGGAGATCATCCAGACGGTGAAGTTGATTTCCACCGGGTTTGGCGGTGTCAACCTGGAAGATATCTCCTCTCCCAGATGTTTTGAGATTGAGCGCCGTTTAAAAGAAGAGCTGGATATCCCGGTTTTTCACGACGATCAGCACGGGACCGCCATCGTCGTGCTGGCGGCCCTGATCAATGCGGCTAAAATCGTTAAAAAAGACTTTTCGGCCCTGAAGGTTGTGGTCAATGGAGTCGGTGCCGCGGGGATTTCCATTACGGATATTCTTTTAGACTCCGGCGTCAAAAAAATCATTGGCTGCGATCGCAAAGGAACGCTTTACGCCGGCAGAAAAACCGGGATGAACAAGGTCAAAGAAGACTATGTCAAAAGAACAAACCTTCATCATCTAAAGGGAGGCCTGGAAGAAGCCCTCCAGGGGGCAGATATCTTCATCGGGGTTTCAAGCGGGGGGGTTCTTAAACGGGCGGCCATACAGAAGATGGCCCGCGATCCGGTGATCTTTGCCCTGGCCAATCCCACACCTGAGATTATGCCCGAAGAGGCAGAAGGGGTCGTTCGAATTATGGCAACCGGTCGATCCGACTACCCCAATCAGATCAACAATGTCCTTGCCTTTCCCGGTGTCTTCAGAGGGGCGCTCGATATTCGGGCCTCCCGGATCAACATGGCGATGAAACAGGCCGCCGCCCATGCCATTGCCTCCGTTATTCACGATGAGGACCTTTCCGAGGACTACATCATCCCGGGGGTTTTCGACCGCAAGGTCACAAAAGCCGTCGCACAGGAAGTCGCCAAGGCCGCCGCCGAAACAGGTGTCTCCCGCAGTGAAAAGAAAAAACCCTCTAGAAACCTTACTTTTTAA
- a CDS encoding metal ABC transporter permease, whose product MIEMLSYGFMQRAFLSSFLIGLVCSVIGVFVVLKGLSFIGAGTAHAAFAGVTLAFLIGAPPLLMAVIFGLATVWIIAKLQEKGKMKPDVPIGVFYTFTMALAILFIGLMEGYNPEIYGYLFGSILSVTAGDLLVILFLTFAILLTTLLFFKEFHFISFDQEMAEASGIPARNLYFLLLNLISLTVVISLKAVGSILVFALLVIPAAAAQQWAKSMKGMIFYSVMIGVLSSWAGVVFSYWFDLPSGATIVLLTTTIFFLSVLYSPKGRAKRFRP is encoded by the coding sequence ATGATTGAAATGTTGTCATACGGGTTCATGCAGCGGGCCTTTCTCTCTTCTTTCCTGATCGGATTGGTTTGTTCTGTCATTGGGGTATTCGTTGTTTTGAAAGGGCTTTCCTTTATCGGAGCGGGGACGGCGCATGCCGCCTTTGCCGGTGTGACGCTTGCCTTTCTGATTGGCGCTCCCCCACTTCTCATGGCGGTGATCTTCGGGCTTGCAACGGTCTGGATCATTGCTAAGCTTCAGGAAAAAGGAAAGATGAAGCCGGATGTGCCGATTGGTGTTTTTTATACCTTTACCATGGCACTGGCGATCCTTTTTATCGGTTTGATGGAGGGATATAATCCGGAGATTTACGGTTATCTCTTTGGGAGCATTTTGTCTGTCACCGCAGGTGACCTGCTTGTCATCCTGTTCCTGACTTTTGCCATTCTGTTGACCACCCTTCTATTCTTTAAGGAGTTTCACTTTATTTCATTTGATCAGGAGATGGCAGAGGCGAGCGGAATCCCGGCTCGGAATCTTTATTTTCTCCTGCTCAACCTTATCTCTTTAACGGTGGTGATCTCTTTAAAAGCGGTGGGGTCGATTCTTGTCTTTGCCCTTCTGGTGATTCCGGCGGCGGCGGCGCAGCAGTGGGCAAAAAGTATGAAGGGCATGATTTTCTACTCTGTCATGATCGGAGTCCTCTCGTCGTGGGCCGGGGTGGTCTTCTCGTACTGGTTTGATCTCCCCTCCGGGGCGACCATCGTTCTACTGACCACGACGATCTTTTTCTTATCGGTCCTCTATTCGCCCAAAGGCCGGGCAAAACGATTTAGACCTTAG
- a CDS encoding metal ABC transporter ATP-binding protein, translating into MAASPIVQFSHATFSYADRIALEDITLDIKAGEFVGVIGPNGSGKTTFLKGLLGLMTPVRGELQIFDCACEALRCHHRARIGYLPQKGMTDPNYPITAWEVAMMGRFGAIGLFKRPSRSDETIISESLQAVGMETLKDLPFGTLSGGEQQRVLIARALSQRPEILLLDEPTTGIDATAQHQLIDLVCHLHRSYHLTIVFVTHDINMISPFVDTLVLLKTRLYGKGPPHEILTKETLSRVYGEEVIMAERDQRPYIIIHDTHHT; encoded by the coding sequence ATGGCCGCTTCCCCTATCGTACAATTTTCTCATGCCACATTTTCCTATGCCGACCGCATCGCTCTGGAAGACATCACGCTTGACATCAAGGCCGGGGAATTTGTCGGCGTCATCGGGCCAAACGGATCAGGAAAGACCACCTTTCTGAAAGGCCTCCTTGGCCTGATGACCCCGGTTCGCGGCGAGTTGCAGATCTTTGATTGCGCCTGTGAGGCCCTCCGTTGTCACCACCGGGCACGGATCGGATATCTCCCTCAAAAGGGGATGACCGATCCAAACTACCCGATCACGGCGTGGGAGGTGGCCATGATGGGACGTTTCGGTGCCATCGGCCTTTTTAAACGGCCTTCCCGAAGCGACGAAACGATTATCTCCGAGTCACTGCAAGCCGTCGGGATGGAAACCCTAAAAGATCTCCCTTTCGGCACGCTTTCCGGGGGGGAACAGCAGCGTGTCCTCATAGCCCGCGCCTTGTCGCAACGACCGGAGATCCTTCTTTTAGACGAACCGACGACCGGAATCGATGCCACCGCGCAACATCAGTTGATCGATCTGGTCTGTCACCTTCATCGGTCCTATCATCTGACGATTGTCTTTGTGACGCATGATATCAATATGATCAGCCCCTTTGTGGATACCCTTGTTCTTCTGAAAACACGGCTATATGGGAAGGGACCTCCCCACGAAATCCTGACAAAGGAGACGCTCTCCCGCGTCTACGGCGAAGAGGTTATTATGGCGGAACGGGACCAGAGGCCCTATATCATCATTCACGATACGCACCATACCTGA
- a CDS encoding zinc ABC transporter substrate-binding protein, producing the protein MIGWFDLPPLFMVLSLMRFPTIIKRVKKVLLFPLIWSGFFFSLVFCSASLYAAEPIAVVATLPVLKGFTEEIGGAHVKVSSLISGLESEHTYTPKPSDVIALQRARLLIKIGLGLEVWIDPLIENANRVDLPVVITSQGVSLLNDSSHALEHPGEPVANPHIWLDPENVKIMIRNIVEGLIKVDPAHEDDFIQNQSRYVRDLDLLVKELMETVKALPDKAIITHHPAWPYFSRRFGFIIKGDILSQIGSRPSARHIAGLIALIRKEEVRVIVSEPQLSPKIPKILADETGATIVVLSPLPGAIPGTETYFDLLRHNTQVLVAALRGS; encoded by the coding sequence ATGATAGGGTGGTTTGACTTGCCCCCCCTTTTCATGGTTTTATCCCTGATGCGATTCCCAACGATAATAAAAAGGGTGAAGAAGGTCCTTCTTTTCCCCCTGATATGGAGCGGATTTTTCTTCTCTCTCGTCTTCTGTTCAGCTTCCCTTTACGCGGCAGAACCCATCGCGGTTGTTGCCACCCTTCCGGTCCTGAAAGGTTTTACCGAAGAGATCGGGGGGGCACACGTTAAGGTAAGCTCTCTGATCAGCGGCCTGGAAAGTGAACATACCTATACCCCGAAACCGAGTGATGTGATTGCCCTTCAACGTGCTCGTCTCCTCATCAAGATCGGTCTTGGCCTGGAGGTATGGATTGATCCTCTTATTGAGAATGCTAATCGGGTGGACCTTCCGGTTGTGATCACCTCTCAGGGGGTTTCTCTCCTCAATGACAGCTCTCATGCACTGGAACATCCGGGAGAGCCCGTCGCGAACCCCCATATCTGGCTGGACCCCGAGAATGTGAAGATCATGATTCGGAATATTGTCGAAGGCTTGATCAAGGTGGATCCGGCACATGAGGATGATTTCATTCAGAATCAGTCACGTTATGTTCGGGACCTTGATCTACTGGTCAAAGAATTGATGGAAACAGTGAAGGCTCTCCCGGATAAGGCAATCATCACGCATCATCCCGCATGGCCCTATTTTTCGCGCCGATTCGGGTTTATCATCAAAGGAGACATTCTCTCTCAAATTGGCAGTCGGCCTTCCGCCAGACATATCGCCGGTCTCATCGCGTTGATCCGGAAGGAAGAGGTCCGGGTCATTGTTTCAGAGCCGCAACTCAGCCCAAAGATACCAAAGATCCTGGCGGATGAAACTGGGGCAACCATCGTTGTCCTCTCCCCCCTGCCCGGCGCAATCCCTGGAACAGAGACCTATTTCGATCTGCTTCGCCACAACACTCAGGTCCTTGTCGCGGCGTTGCGCGGGTCTTAA
- a CDS encoding DUF3105 domain-containing protein: MNDHWNKHLVLFLVLLFGLSPFSLTHAQDDGPGTSVPSLGNRHISSIRATHPPYNSKPPTSGPHTHNVAKWGVYRQQIPNELQVHNLEDGGVLIQYDCKDCKDLIKQIEKLAWSYLKKSKKGGESSRYGHLLAAPYAGLETRIALTAWTRIDKLDDFDEARIKRFIEAYIGVDHHPSGAK; this comes from the coding sequence ATGAATGACCACTGGAATAAACACTTGGTTTTATTTTTGGTCTTGCTGTTTGGGCTGTCCCCTTTCAGCCTGACCCACGCGCAGGATGATGGCCCGGGGACAAGCGTTCCCTCTCTCGGAAACCGCCATATCTCCTCGATCCGGGCGACTCATCCGCCCTACAACAGCAAGCCGCCGACTTCCGGGCCGCATACGCATAATGTTGCCAAATGGGGGGTCTATCGGCAGCAGATTCCAAACGAGCTTCAGGTCCACAACCTTGAGGATGGCGGGGTCCTGATCCAGTATGATTGCAAAGACTGCAAGGACCTGATCAAACAGATTGAGAAACTGGCATGGAGCTATCTCAAGAAAAGCAAAAAGGGAGGAGAAAGCAGTCGCTACGGACACCTGCTTGCAGCCCCCTATGCCGGATTGGAAACCCGCATCGCCTTGACGGCCTGGACAAGGATCGACAAGCTGGACGATTTTGATGAAGCACGCATTAAACGGTTTATTGAGGCGTATATCGGGGTGGATCACCATCCAAGCGGTGCGAAATAA
- the lnt gene encoding apolipoprotein N-acyltransferase, with amino-acid sequence MENRAKFAGDLRRIAPLFNENNLKNGLIYHHRSRSFISQTGSYGLSALSGCLLCLSFPRWEFSLLAWVALIPLFFAILDQSVSRAFFLGWITGIIFFSGSLSWISFTLNQYGGISHGISLLLTFFLLAYLSVYFGLFTALLRYVPDRRLSALFLAPAAWATTEFIRGQLFTGFPWALLGYSQYRFLPVIQIADFGSVYAVGFVLVLVNFALFKILHIGWKEKRIAVAQVTTAFGVLAFTLFYGMFRLSQPMGDGPSLSVSVVQGNIDQAQKWDTPFREETFQTYKRLSLMNLEGKSATRPELVIWPEAALPFFFEDEPDYRSALLDLSRKGNFHLLFGSPAYSTLPSGRISLSNSAYLLSPENRLFSRYDKMHLVPFGEYVPLSSLLSFVNKMVEGLGDFVPGREAKLMAVGETRIGTVICFEVIFPEMVRQFVKKGAVLMTTITNDAWFGRSAAPYQHFSMVVFRAIENRVPFARAANTGISGFIDATGKITQQSPLFVETSLSEELLPGNRRTLYTLYGDFFVMACAIITLIFCIFEQRKRRKANAL; translated from the coding sequence ATGGAAAATAGAGCCAAGTTTGCGGGTGATTTGAGGCGAATAGCCCCGCTATTTAACGAAAATAACCTGAAAAATGGGCTTATTTACCATCACCGCAGTAGATCCTTTATTTCTCAGACAGGCTCCTATGGGCTTTCCGCCTTGTCGGGTTGCCTTCTCTGCTTGAGTTTTCCCCGCTGGGAGTTCTCTCTCCTCGCATGGGTCGCATTGATCCCTCTCTTTTTTGCCATCCTTGACCAGAGCGTTTCCAGGGCTTTTTTTCTGGGATGGATCACCGGGATCATCTTCTTTTCTGGATCTCTTTCCTGGATCTCGTTCACCCTGAACCAATACGGCGGCATTTCCCATGGAATAAGTCTTCTCCTGACCTTCTTCCTCCTCGCGTATCTCTCGGTCTATTTCGGCCTCTTTACGGCGCTACTCCGATACGTACCGGACAGGCGTCTCTCTGCCCTCTTCCTGGCTCCTGCCGCCTGGGCAACAACAGAGTTCATCCGGGGACAGCTTTTTACCGGATTTCCCTGGGCACTTCTTGGTTATTCACAATATAGATTTCTCCCGGTGATTCAGATCGCCGATTTTGGAAGTGTCTACGCAGTCGGGTTTGTCCTCGTCCTCGTCAACTTCGCACTCTTCAAGATCCTCCATATAGGATGGAAAGAAAAAAGGATCGCTGTTGCCCAGGTCACTACAGCCTTCGGCGTCCTTGCCTTTACACTCTTTTACGGTATGTTTCGCCTATCTCAGCCCATGGGAGACGGACCTTCCCTTTCCGTTTCAGTCGTCCAGGGAAACATTGACCAAGCTCAGAAATGGGATACACCATTCCGGGAGGAAACCTTCCAGACCTACAAACGCCTTTCCTTGATGAACCTTGAGGGAAAAAGCGCAACAAGACCTGAATTGGTGATCTGGCCAGAGGCGGCCCTCCCTTTCTTCTTTGAAGACGAGCCAGATTATCGAAGCGCGCTGCTGGACCTCTCCAGAAAAGGGAACTTCCACCTCCTCTTCGGAAGCCCGGCGTACAGTACCCTCCCCTCTGGGAGGATCTCTTTGTCGAACAGCGCTTACCTGCTTTCACCGGAAAACCGCCTATTTTCCCGTTATGACAAGATGCATCTCGTCCCTTTCGGGGAATATGTCCCGCTCTCTTCCCTTCTTTCTTTTGTTAACAAAATGGTCGAGGGACTTGGTGATTTTGTCCCGGGCCGCGAGGCAAAGCTCATGGCGGTTGGAGAAACCCGGATCGGAACGGTCATCTGCTTCGAGGTTATTTTCCCGGAAATGGTCCGCCAATTTGTTAAAAAAGGGGCGGTCCTGATGACCACGATCACGAACGATGCGTGGTTCGGAAGATCTGCCGCCCCTTATCAGCACTTTTCGATGGTGGTCTTTCGGGCAATTGAAAACCGCGTTCCCTTCGCGCGGGCCGCAAACACCGGCATCTCAGGATTCATCGACGCGACCGGGAAGATTACACAGCAGTCCCCTCTTTTTGTTGAAACAAGCCTTTCCGAAGAACTTCTCCCCGGAAATCGCAGGACGCTTTATACCCTGTATGGAGATTTTTTTGTGATGGCCTGTGCTATAATCACACTCATTTTTTGTATTTTTGAACAACGCAAAAGGAGAAAAGCCAATGCTCTATGA
- the prfB gene encoding peptide chain release factor 2 (programmed frameshift) yields the protein MLYELQQQLDALRSELDQLRGHLDLASIENQIKELDAAASEPDFWSDPESAQKKIALKARLEKVSKQWHQIDDSWEETALLIELSKEENDASVEKEIETAIDDLRRKTDRLTIETLFKGPKDLNNAIVTIHPGAGGTESQDWAQMLMRMYLRWSERKGYSVETFDLQPGDEAGIKSVTFAAKGSYAYGYFKAEAGVHRLVRISPFDANKRRHTSFASVFVSPEIEDDPDVVIDEKDLRIDIYRASGAGGQHVNKTSSAVRITHLPSKIVTQCQNERSQLQNKAVAMTVLKSRLYELQQEKKQEDMAKITGEKKEIGWGNQIRSYVFQPYQMVKDHRTGIEKGNVTSVMDGDIDIFVEGYLKRPK from the exons ATGCTCTATGAACTCCAGCAACAACTTGACGCCCTTCGATCTGAACTAGACCAACTCAGGGGGCATCTT GACCTGGCCTCAATAGAGAATCAGATTAAGGAACTGGACGCAGCGGCTTCCGAGCCTGATTTTTGGAGTGATCCGGAGTCGGCACAAAAAAAGATCGCCCTCAAGGCAAGACTTGAAAAGGTCTCAAAGCAGTGGCACCAGATTGACGATAGTTGGGAAGAAACAGCCCTCCTGATTGAACTGAGCAAAGAGGAGAATGATGCCTCCGTTGAAAAAGAGATTGAAACAGCGATCGATGACCTTCGCCGGAAGACGGACCGGCTCACAATAGAAACCCTCTTCAAGGGTCCCAAGGATCTCAATAATGCCATCGTCACGATTCATCCGGGCGCGGGGGGGACCGAGTCGCAGGATTGGGCTCAGATGCTGATGCGGATGTATCTTCGCTGGAGCGAGAGAAAAGGGTACAGTGTAGAGACCTTCGATCTCCAGCCCGGGGATGAAGCGGGGATAAAGAGTGTAACCTTTGCCGCAAAGGGGTCCTACGCCTATGGCTATTTCAAGGCGGAGGCAGGCGTCCATCGTCTTGTCCGCATCTCTCCCTTTGATGCCAACAAACGGCGGCATACCTCGTTTGCCTCCGTTTTTGTCTCTCCTGAAATTGAGGATGATCCGGATGTCGTCATCGATGAAAAAGACCTTCGCATCGATATCTACCGTGCAAGCGGGGCCGGGGGACAGCATGTCAACAAAACTTCTTCTGCGGTTCGCATTACACATCTTCCGAGCAAAATCGTAACACAATGCCAGAATGAGCGGTCTCAACTTCAAAACAAGGCGGTTGCCATGACGGTTTTGAAATCGCGCCTCTATGAGCTACAACAGGAAAAGAAGCAGGAGGACATGGCAAAAATAACAGGAGAGAAAAAAGAAATCGGATGGGGAAACCAAATTCGATCCTATGTCTTCCAGCCCTACCAGATGGTCAAAGACCATCGAACCGGAATCGAAAAAGGAAACGTGACGTCCGTCATGGACGGTGACATCGACATCTTCGTAGAAGGCTACCTGAAAAGGCCAAAGTAG
- a CDS encoding GAF domain-containing protein has translation MQGFIMSDQPMYASGRDEAKLSGPAVYEKIQPILQVFSEHAESLHPSSDFLDRLLNQIKTSMGADLLLLFGREEKGEEWRLVSHQGMPKGFGEDGPILRAWQSLPSIVLQEAQGLFSDDISKDRKFVGQVIRGLGVQSFAGATLCSEEKVFGSLSIAYSRPNALTPADQETFLLISNLICPFLLQRMRGKEKQQKEQVQKEQEEDPLLKVSLDRYGRILELNSPFSDYLGYGVENISNLPLSRFLTPNGMASYSDQVKRLKSGKKSQVSFDLEVLKKGALKGVLSVELTSIQKGKNPLVFELSGRDATSIQTLEKELVRKNIEHGIVESTLSILSQCVKEEEVLQRALEEMLTSVDMDGGYLLKLEEKSHRLFLAAHHHISEETAERLEKHGIKVGDAGIGKVIIRKAPTLMVAEEAKTPLKEKLVGEEGLRSYMGTPIKLSGSSWGILCLFSRSRIFTKDDVVVLGRAANAFAFSLDSIKMFADMGKQVSDLKIINEVGQSIAKSLHLEQLLPSIANSLKQMVGASNCYIFSVEDKRSLLLGVAGSDHCSEAIRKIEYKMNENTLIPLTARDRHPIVVDNAPHDARVGKKWIKTFKSRSLFSIPLIKKERTVGIVLLDETRYFRNFSKEEVERIESMAGQIAHAFENAVIHQAVQKHMERLQSLSFAMANIQEEERRRIAKKLRDESGKNMKNIKNTLECMKKELGNPEEALRARLDQIIEQTGKTLEGVQKISHDLRPAILDESGLIATLQWTADTFSKQTGIGVHLQLSGSKKRFSARLETLLYRIVQEAMNNVSRHANAESVVISLEKKEIHLHLYMTDDGRGFNVKRYFASPPMSRRGIGILGMKERVELSGGTFFIDSSPGHGTRISIKLPLVKRGS, from the coding sequence ATGCAGGGGTTCATAATGTCCGATCAACCGATGTACGCTTCAGGGCGAGACGAGGCGAAGCTTTCAGGTCCCGCCGTATACGAAAAGATTCAGCCGATTCTGCAGGTGTTTTCGGAGCATGCGGAATCGCTACACCCTTCTTCCGATTTTCTTGACCGCCTCTTAAATCAGATAAAAACGTCGATGGGAGCAGACCTTCTCCTTCTCTTCGGACGCGAAGAAAAGGGGGAAGAGTGGCGTCTTGTTTCCCACCAGGGGATGCCGAAAGGCTTTGGCGAGGATGGTCCCATCCTTCGAGCCTGGCAATCCCTTCCGAGTATTGTTCTTCAGGAAGCCCAGGGTCTTTTTTCGGATGATATTTCAAAAGATCGCAAATTTGTAGGTCAGGTCATCCGAGGATTGGGCGTCCAGAGCTTTGCGGGGGCGACGCTTTGTTCGGAAGAAAAAGTGTTTGGCTCGCTCTCGATTGCTTATTCAAGGCCGAATGCCCTGACCCCGGCAGATCAAGAAACCTTCCTCCTGATTTCAAATCTAATCTGTCCTTTCCTCCTCCAGAGAATGCGCGGAAAAGAAAAACAACAAAAAGAACAAGTTCAAAAAGAACAAGAAGAGGATCCGCTTCTCAAGGTATCGCTTGATCGTTATGGTCGTATCCTTGAATTAAACTCCCCATTTTCAGATTATTTAGGGTATGGGGTGGAAAATATTTCAAATCTTCCCCTTTCCCGGTTCCTGACACCCAACGGAATGGCATCTTATTCCGATCAGGTCAAGCGATTGAAATCAGGAAAGAAAAGCCAAGTGTCCTTCGATCTGGAGGTTTTAAAAAAGGGTGCCTTGAAAGGGGTCTTGTCGGTAGAGCTCACATCGATACAGAAGGGGAAAAATCCTCTTGTATTTGAGTTGAGCGGACGGGATGCGACAAGCATTCAGACCTTGGAGAAGGAGCTTGTCCGTAAAAATATCGAGCATGGGATCGTTGAATCGACCCTTTCCATATTAAGCCAATGTGTAAAGGAGGAGGAGGTCCTCCAGAGGGCACTGGAAGAGATGCTCACCTCCGTGGATATGGATGGGGGCTACCTCTTGAAACTGGAGGAGAAAAGCCATCGACTCTTTCTGGCAGCGCATCATCATATTTCGGAAGAGACAGCGGAACGCTTGGAGAAACATGGAATAAAAGTCGGAGATGCGGGTATCGGAAAAGTCATCATCCGGAAAGCGCCGACCTTGATGGTTGCGGAGGAAGCGAAAACGCCCTTGAAAGAAAAGCTGGTCGGAGAAGAGGGGCTTCGTTCCTACATGGGGACTCCGATAAAGCTATCCGGAAGTTCCTGGGGAATCCTTTGCCTTTTTAGCCGGAGCAGAATTTTTACAAAAGATGATGTCGTCGTCCTGGGTCGGGCGGCAAATGCCTTTGCCTTCTCACTTGACAGCATAAAGATGTTTGCTGACATGGGAAAACAGGTTTCTGACCTCAAGATTATCAATGAGGTTGGACAATCGATTGCGAAGAGCCTCCATCTGGAACAACTTCTTCCTTCGATTGCGAATAGTCTTAAGCAGATGGTCGGGGCCAGCAACTGCTACATCTTTTCAGTAGAGGATAAAAGAAGTCTTCTTCTGGGGGTTGCCGGGTCAGACCATTGTAGTGAAGCCATTCGGAAGATCGAGTATAAGATGAATGAGAATACACTCATCCCGCTTACTGCGAGAGATCGGCATCCGATCGTTGTCGATAATGCTCCTCATGACGCGCGGGTCGGTAAAAAGTGGATCAAGACCTTTAAATCGCGCTCACTCTTTTCGATCCCCTTGATCAAGAAGGAACGGACGGTCGGTATTGTTCTTCTCGATGAAACGCGCTACTTCCGGAATTTTTCTAAAGAGGAGGTTGAAAGAATTGAGAGTATGGCGGGCCAGATTGCGCACGCCTTCGAAAATGCAGTAATACACCAGGCCGTGCAGAAACATATGGAACGGTTACAATCCCTCTCGTTTGCGATGGCGAATATCCAGGAAGAGGAACGCCGACGTATCGCAAAAAAATTAAGAGACGAGTCGGGAAAAAACATGAAAAACATTAAAAACACACTGGAATGTATGAAGAAAGAGCTTGGAAACCCCGAAGAAGCACTTCGTGCCCGTCTTGACCAGATCATTGAGCAGACCGGGAAAACCCTCGAAGGGGTTCAGAAAATCTCCCATGATTTACGCCCTGCGATTCTTGATGAATCCGGGCTCATCGCGACGCTTCAGTGGACGGCCGATACGTTTTCAAAACAGACTGGAATAGGAGTACATCTCCAGCTCTCAGGGTCTAAAAAGAGATTTTCTGCCAGGCTTGAAACCCTCCTTTACCGCATTGTACAGGAAGCGATGAACAACGTTTCCAGACATGCCAATGCAGAGTCGGTGGTGATCTCTCTGGAGAAAAAAGAGATCCATTTACATCTGTATATGACCGATGATGGAAGAGGCTTTAATGTAAAGCGTTATTTTGCCTCTCCTCCGATGTCCCGGAGGGGCATCGGCATCCTGGGAATGAAGGAACGCGTGGAACTCTCCGGCGGGACCTTCTTTATTGATTCAAGTCCGGGACATGGGACGAGGATATCGATCAAGCTTCCTCTAGTAAAACGAGGCTCATAG